From Fusobacterium sp. DD2, the proteins below share one genomic window:
- a CDS encoding DUF6198 family protein — MNINYLKKYSLWILSVIINSFGNFLLIRSEMGSGPWIAASMGLAKASTLQIGLCTIILNFLVYIPIIIISRKFNILRLIGSFFVAYIFGRFIDFFLINLYWVQSDKLFIRIILFILGDLVLSAGISMYLRVNIALNPFDQFLQTVNEYLLPDIRKANLVYLGVPLLLALILGIYNGFYFRGIGVGTIIMFLFNGVFIKYFHKRIPISESILHPENYIKKE, encoded by the coding sequence ATGAATATCAACTATTTAAAAAAATATTCTTTATGGATATTATCTGTAATAATCAACTCTTTTGGAAACTTTTTACTTATTAGAAGTGAAATGGGAAGCGGTCCATGGATAGCTGCCAGTATGGGACTTGCAAAAGCTTCTACTTTGCAAATAGGACTATGTACAATTATTTTAAACTTTCTTGTATATATTCCAATCATCATAATAAGCAGAAAATTTAATATTTTAAGACTGATTGGATCTTTTTTTGTAGCCTATATATTTGGTAGATTTATAGACTTTTTCTTAATAAATCTCTACTGGGTACAAAGTGATAAACTCTTTATAAGAATCATCCTCTTTATCCTGGGAGATCTTGTGCTTTCAGCAGGAATCTCAATGTATCTGAGAGTAAATATAGCTCTCAACCCATTTGACCAATTTTTGCAAACAGTAAATGAATATCTTTTACCAGATATAAGAAAAGCAAATCTTGTCTATCTTGGAGTTCCACTTTTACTTGCTTTAATTCTTGGAATATACAATGGGTTTTATTTCAGAGGGATAGGAGTTGGGACTATTATAATGTTTCTCTTCAATGGAGTATTTATAAAGTACTTCCACAAAAGAATACCAATTTCAGAGAGCATTTTACATCCTGAAAACTATATAAAAAAAGAATAG
- the bioD gene encoding dethiobiotin synthase encodes MATELNKGFFIIGTDTDIGKTYVSTLLYKSLKDIGGGYYKPVQSGCIEKDGMLKAPDVDFLCSFNKIPYDRDMVTYTLKAEVSPHLAAELENIEIDSDRIIKKWEELKKRYRYMIVEGAGGLHVPLIRDKFYIYNLIKLLNLPVIVVSSAKVGSINHAVLTAESLKNMKIEVQGIIFNKVTGDKKEHYYEDDNIDIILKLTGIKNHLIIKKGATELDREKVMKFLGIEGMNTNAK; translated from the coding sequence ATGGCTACAGAATTAAATAAGGGATTTTTCATAATAGGAACTGATACAGATATTGGTAAAACTTATGTAAGTACTCTTTTATATAAAAGTTTAAAAGATATAGGTGGAGGGTATTACAAGCCTGTTCAAAGTGGATGCATTGAAAAAGATGGAATGCTTAAAGCTCCAGATGTAGATTTTTTATGTAGTTTTAATAAGATTCCATATGATAGAGATATGGTGACTTATACTTTAAAAGCTGAGGTATCTCCACATCTTGCAGCAGAACTTGAAAATATAGAGATTGATAGTGATAGAATAATAAAAAAATGGGAAGAGTTAAAGAAAAGGTATAGATATATGATAGTTGAGGGAGCTGGAGGACTTCATGTCCCTCTTATAAGAGATAAATTTTATATCTATAATCTTATAAAACTTTTAAATCTCCCAGTTATAGTTGTATCAAGTGCAAAGGTTGGTTCGATAAATCATGCTGTCCTTACAGCAGAAAGCCTTAAAAACATGAAAATAGAGGTTCAGGGGATAATCTTTAATAAGGTTACTGGAGATAAAAAGGAACATTACTATGAAGATGATAATATAGATATAATTTTAAAGCTTACAGGAATAAAAAATCATCTTATTATAAAAAAAGGTGCTACAGAATTAGATAGAGAAAAAGTAATGAAATTTTTGGGAATAGAAGGGATGAATACCAATGCTAAGTAA
- the nagA gene encoding N-acetylglucosamine-6-phosphate deacetylase, with the protein MGKIVLRNAKVVLPNRIGQGTVVISDGKIKKIHQGKLFSDPDGIDLEGKYIVPGFVDVHIHGADGADVMDNSIEGMKKISKFVAKHGTTDFLATTLTSSKETLKEVLEKIGQLQNENLDGATIFGAHMEGPYFDAQFKGAQNDKYIKPAGIDEIKEYLSVKPGLVKLFSMAAVGEHDDEAIKYLKENGVIVSVGHSGATFEQVQDAVKAGISHATHTYNGMRGFNHRAPGVVGAVLVNDNINAEIIFDKIHVHPEAVRLLFKAKGVDKVVCITDAMCATGLEEGQYKLGELDVYVKDNQARLVSNGSLAGSVLTLDRAFKNVIDLGYSIFDAVKVTSTNAAKEFGLDCGVIEEGKVADLVVLDENYNVCMTIVKGEIKYQK; encoded by the coding sequence ATGGGAAAAATAGTATTAAGAAATGCAAAGGTGGTATTGCCAAATAGAATAGGACAGGGAACAGTGGTAATATCAGATGGGAAAATCAAAAAAATACACCAAGGAAAATTGTTTTCTGATCCTGATGGAATAGATTTAGAAGGAAAATATATAGTTCCTGGATTCGTAGATGTTCATATTCATGGTGCAGATGGTGCAGATGTAATGGATAACTCTATTGAAGGTATGAAAAAGATTTCTAAATTTGTTGCAAAACATGGAACTACTGATTTTCTAGCTACTACTCTTACAAGCTCAAAAGAGACATTAAAAGAGGTATTGGAAAAGATAGGACAACTTCAAAATGAAAATCTTGATGGAGCTACAATTTTTGGAGCACATATGGAAGGGCCATATTTTGATGCTCAATTTAAAGGAGCTCAAAATGATAAATATATAAAACCAGCAGGAATAGACGAGATAAAAGAGTACTTATCTGTAAAACCTGGTCTTGTAAAATTATTCTCAATGGCAGCTGTTGGAGAACACGATGATGAAGCAATAAAATATTTAAAAGAAAATGGAGTAATTGTTTCAGTAGGACACTCTGGAGCTACATTTGAGCAGGTTCAGGATGCTGTAAAAGCAGGAATTTCTCATGCTACACATACTTACAATGGAATGAGAGGATTTAATCACAGAGCACCTGGTGTAGTAGGAGCAGTACTTGTAAATGATAATATCAATGCAGAGATAATATTTGACAAAATTCACGTTCATCCAGAAGCTGTAAGATTACTTTTCAAAGCTAAAGGTGTAGACAAAGTAGTATGTATAACAGATGCAATGTGTGCTACTGGTCTTGAAGAAGGACAATACAAACTTGGAGAACTTGACGTATATGTAAAAGATAATCAAGCTAGACTTGTAAGCAACGGATCACTTGCTGGAAGCGTACTTACTCTTGATAGAGCATTTAAAAATGTTATAGATTTAGGATATAGTATATTTGATGCTGTAAAAGTAACTAGTACAAATGCTGCAAAAGAGTTTGGACTTGACTGTGGAGTAATTGAAGAAGGTAAAGTAGCAGACCTTGTTGTATTAGATGAAAATTACAATGTTTGTATGACAATTGTAAAAGGTGAAATAAAATATCAAAAGTAA
- the bioB gene encoding biotin synthase BioB: protein MLKNLIKRLKNKVLNGEDIEFEEAEQLLDISIDNDEDMEELCKSADEIREKFCGDYFDLCTIINAKSGKCSENCKYCAQSSHFKTNAQIYSLVSPEKALEEAKKVEAEGAHRFSLVTSGRGLKKGDCDVEKLKVIYGELKEKTGLSLCASHGICDEYALKSLLQSGVTTYHHNLETSRDFYSNICSTHSYDDRIKTIKLAQKVGLKVCSGGIWGLGETPLDRIKMAFELKGLNIFSVPLNILMPIPGTPLENMKPLNPKEILKCIAIYRFILPKAFLRYTGGRVKLGDYQEKGIKSGINSALTGNFLTTTGTTIESDKEMLKRNGYRIK from the coding sequence ATGCTGAAAAACTTGATTAAAAGATTAAAAAATAAGGTGCTCAATGGGGAAGATATAGAATTTGAAGAAGCTGAACAACTTTTGGATATTTCTATAGATAATGATGAGGATATGGAAGAGCTTTGTAAAAGTGCAGATGAGATTAGAGAGAAATTTTGTGGAGACTATTTTGACCTGTGTACTATTATAAATGCAAAATCAGGAAAATGTAGTGAAAACTGCAAGTATTGTGCCCAGTCATCTCATTTTAAAACTAATGCTCAAATATATTCTCTTGTTTCTCCTGAAAAGGCTTTAGAAGAGGCTAAAAAAGTGGAGGCAGAAGGAGCTCACAGATTTTCATTAGTTACAAGTGGGAGAGGTCTAAAAAAAGGGGATTGTGATGTAGAAAAACTAAAAGTCATCTATGGAGAGCTTAAGGAAAAAACAGGACTTTCTCTCTGTGCTTCACATGGAATCTGTGATGAGTATGCATTAAAATCGCTTCTTCAATCTGGAGTAACTACATATCATCATAATTTAGAGACTTCAAGAGATTTTTATTCCAATATCTGTTCAACACATAGTTATGATGACAGAATAAAGACTATAAAATTGGCACAAAAGGTTGGTTTAAAAGTGTGTAGTGGAGGAATATGGGGATTAGGTGAGACTCCTCTTGATAGAATAAAAATGGCATTTGAACTTAAAGGACTAAATATTTTTTCTGTACCTTTAAATATTTTAATGCCTATTCCAGGGACACCACTTGAAAATATGAAGCCATTAAATCCTAAAGAGATTTTAAAGTGTATAGCCATATATAGATTTATTCTTCCTAAAGCTTTTTTAAGATATACAGGTGGAAGGGTAAAACTTGGAGATTACCAGGAAAAAGGTATAAAATCAGGAATTAACTCAGCACTTACAGGGAATTTTCTAACTACCACAGGAACAACAATTGAAAGTGATAAGGAGATGCTTAAGAGAAATGGCTACAGAATTAAATAA
- the recA gene encoding recombinase RecA, translating to MAVKKENQDRQNSLKQAMAKITKDFGEGAIMKLGENANMEIEVIPTGSINLDMALGVGGVPRGRIIEVYGAESSGKTTIALHIAAEAQKLGGIVAFIDAEHALDPEYAKALGVDIDELLISQPDYGEQALEIADMLVRSGAVDLIVVDSVAALVPKAEIDGEMSDQQMGLQARLMSKALRKLTGTLNKSKTTMIFINQIREKIGGFGFGPQTTTTGGKALKFYSTVRMEVKRIKSIKQGDDVIGNETLVKVTKNKVAPPFKEAAFQIMYGKGITKAGEILDLAIANDIVTKAGAWFNFGDMSLGQGKENVKTRLENEKELLQEIENKVFEKIREGKCEKAEVERGEEEEDEVIDDIDME from the coding sequence ATGGCAGTAAAAAAAGAAAATCAGGATAGACAAAATAGCTTAAAACAAGCTATGGCTAAAATAACTAAAGATTTTGGTGAAGGTGCTATAATGAAATTGGGAGAAAATGCCAATATGGAAATAGAGGTAATCCCTACAGGAAGTATAAATCTTGATATGGCTTTAGGTGTAGGTGGAGTACCTAGAGGAAGAATAATAGAGGTCTATGGAGCTGAAAGTTCTGGAAAGACTACCATTGCTCTTCATATAGCTGCAGAAGCTCAAAAGCTAGGTGGTATTGTTGCTTTTATAGATGCTGAACATGCACTTGATCCTGAATATGCAAAAGCTTTAGGAGTAGATATTGATGAACTGCTTATTTCACAACCTGACTATGGAGAACAGGCTTTGGAAATAGCAGATATGTTAGTAAGATCTGGTGCTGTGGATCTTATTGTTGTAGACTCAGTTGCAGCACTTGTACCAAAAGCTGAAATAGATGGAGAGATGTCAGATCAGCAGATGGGATTACAAGCTAGACTTATGTCAAAAGCACTTAGAAAACTTACTGGAACTTTAAATAAATCAAAAACAACAATGATATTTATAAATCAAATTAGAGAAAAAATAGGTGGATTTGGGTTTGGACCTCAAACTACTACTACTGGAGGAAAAGCACTAAAATTTTATTCTACAGTTAGAATGGAAGTTAAGAGAATAAAATCTATAAAACAAGGTGATGATGTTATTGGAAATGAAACTCTTGTAAAAGTCACTAAAAATAAAGTAGCACCTCCATTTAAGGAAGCTGCATTCCAGATAATGTATGGAAAGGGAATAACAAAAGCAGGAGAGATCTTAGATCTTGCTATTGCAAATGATATAGTTACAAAAGCAGGAGCATGGTTCAACTTTGGTGATATGAGTCTTGGACAGGGTAAAGAAAATGTAAAAACAAGACTTGAAAACGAAAAAGAGCTTCTTCAGGAGATAGAAAATAAGGTATTTGAAAAAATAAGAGAAGGTAAATGTGAAAAAGCTGAAGTGGAAAGAGGAGAAGAGGAAGAAGACGAGGTAATAGATGATATAGATATGGAATAG